In the Candidatus Electrothrix rattekaaiensis genome, one interval contains:
- a CDS encoding class I SAM-dependent DNA methyltransferase encodes MSNVSGIIKSIQDIMRKDVGVDGDAQRISQLVWMFFLKIFDDREEELELLEDEYVSPLPEELRWRSWAKDREGMTGDGLFDFVNQQLFPTLKELGIGTTGTAGTQQAAVVRNVFADAYNYMKSGTLMRQVINKICEINFNSQADRHTFGAIYEQILKDLQSAGNAGEFYTPRAVTEFIVNRVDPRLNETVLDPACGTGGFLASAIEHKREQYVRTALDEEVVQQTIHGVEKKSLPHMLCVTNMILHSIDTPVNIRHDNTLTRPLRDYREKDRVQVIITNPPFGGVEEDGIENNFPTDLRTRETADLFMTLIIHLLKKKGRAAVVLPDGFFFGEGMKTRLKEKLLSQCNLHTIVRLPNGVFNPYTGIKTNLLFFTKGQPTETVWYYEHPYPPGVKNYNKTKPMRFEEFQAEIDWWGQEADGFAARKETEHAWKVGIEEIKARNYNLDIKNPHVGEQVVHDPEKLLADYAQQQAEISDLRAQLKGILSAALRATGTNTTQMKKTQTDGGAA; translated from the coding sequence ATGAGCAATGTATCTGGTATCATTAAATCCATTCAGGATATTATGCGCAAGGATGTGGGCGTGGACGGCGATGCCCAGCGCATCAGTCAGCTGGTCTGGATGTTTTTTCTCAAGATCTTTGATGATCGGGAAGAGGAACTGGAACTCCTGGAAGACGAGTATGTCTCGCCCCTGCCCGAGGAGCTGCGCTGGCGTTCCTGGGCCAAGGACCGGGAGGGCATGACCGGGGACGGGTTGTTTGATTTTGTCAATCAACAGCTTTTTCCGACCCTGAAAGAACTCGGCATCGGCACAACGGGGACAGCGGGTACGCAGCAGGCCGCAGTGGTGCGCAATGTCTTTGCTGATGCCTATAATTACATGAAATCCGGCACCCTGATGCGGCAGGTGATCAACAAGATCTGCGAAATTAATTTCAACAGCCAAGCGGATCGCCACACCTTTGGTGCTATCTATGAGCAGATCCTCAAGGATTTGCAGAGCGCAGGCAATGCGGGCGAGTTCTACACGCCCAGGGCCGTGACCGAGTTCATCGTCAATCGGGTTGATCCCCGGCTGAACGAGACCGTGCTGGACCCGGCCTGCGGTACTGGCGGTTTTCTGGCCTCAGCCATTGAGCATAAACGGGAGCAGTATGTGCGCACCGCCCTTGATGAAGAGGTTGTGCAGCAGACCATCCACGGGGTGGAAAAGAAATCCCTGCCCCATATGCTCTGCGTCACCAATATGATATTGCACAGCATTGATACCCCGGTCAATATCCGCCACGACAACACCCTGACCCGACCCTTGCGGGATTATCGGGAAAAGGATCGGGTCCAGGTTATTATCACCAATCCGCCCTTTGGCGGGGTGGAGGAAGACGGCATTGAAAATAATTTCCCTACAGACCTGCGCACCCGTGAGACCGCTGACCTGTTCATGACCCTGATCATCCATCTGCTCAAGAAAAAAGGGCGGGCCGCAGTGGTCCTGCCGGACGGCTTTTTCTTTGGCGAGGGCATGAAGACCCGGCTCAAGGAAAAGCTGCTCAGCCAGTGCAATCTGCACACCATTGTCCGCCTGCCCAATGGCGTGTTCAATCCTTACACTGGCATCAAGACCAACCTGTTGTTTTTTACCAAGGGCCAGCCCACGGAAACGGTCTGGTACTACGAGCATCCCTATCCTCCAGGGGTGAAGAACTATAATAAGACCAAGCCCATGCGTTTTGAGGAGTTTCAGGCGGAGATTGACTGGTGGGGTCAGGAGGCGGATGGCTTTGCGGCCCGGAAGGAGACCGAACATGCCTGGAAGGTGGGTATTGAGGAGATCAAGGCCCGCAATTATAACCTGGATATCAAGAACCCCCATGTGGGCGAACAGGTGGTGCATGATCCTGAAAAGCTCCTGGCCGACTATGCGCAGCAGCAGGCGGAGATCAGCGATCTGCGGGCACAGCTCAAGGGGATTTTGTCTGCGGCCTTGCGTGCGACCGGGACGAATACAACTCAGATGAAGAAAACCCAGACTGACGGGGGTGCGGCTTGA
- a CDS encoding DEAD/DEAH box helicase family protein, which translates to MREINKHDIDKRDMDKKELSETDICDQFITPALKQSGWNQHRQIRREYSLTPGPIIVRGNMSVRNKKKRKFADYVLSYEPGVPVAVIEAKKNTHTVSHGLQQALGYAEILDVPSVFSSNGDAFASHNRAAEPGQEIESQFSLADFPTPQELWQGYRAYRGIQDSNDSQESSDQLLLQPYHTDGTDKEPRYYQIEAINRVMEAVVKGQQRMLLVMATGTGKTYTTFQIIWRLWKAGKARRILFLVDRNILADQTLVNDFKPFGSVMTKVKNRTFDPAYEIHLALYQAISGPEEADKIYKNLSRDFFDLIVIDECHRGSAAEDSDWREILDYFSSAVQLGLTATPKETKYVSNMSYFGEPVYTYSLKQGIEDGFLAPYKVIRIHIDKDIEGWQPAAGLRDDLGKEVESRVYDRKDMDRILVLERRTKLVARRVMAFLRATDPMAKTIIFCEDIDHAERMRSAIVNEAGQLALDNPKYVMRITGDNPAGKAELDNFIDPESPYPVIATTSELMSTGVDAKTCKLIVLDKSIKSMTMFKQIIGRGTRIDEEHNKFFFTIMDFKNATALFRDPAFDGDPVDIYEPGPDDPPLPPESLESLESPDQPEPAPYGDGDDRDDSSGTAESRKIYIRGVSVRILTERVEYIGPDGILITESYRAFSRKQIRSEFASLDDFLQHWQSAEKKKIVLELLEEQGVVLENLAAEVGQEYGAFDLICHIVFDQPPLTRKERAEQVKKRDYFTKYGEQARAVLNNLLDQYADTGICSIEHNNILKMKPFNEIGTPLEIINQVFGGKNLYRQALVELEKQLYLHSLDSLEKSA; encoded by the coding sequence ATGCGTGAGATCAATAAGCATGACATCGATAAGCGTGACATGGACAAGAAAGAACTCAGCGAAACAGATATCTGCGACCAGTTCATCACCCCGGCCCTCAAGCAGAGCGGATGGAATCAGCACCGCCAGATCCGTCGCGAATATTCGCTCACACCGGGGCCGATCATTGTCCGGGGCAATATGTCGGTGCGCAATAAGAAGAAACGGAAATTTGCGGATTACGTGCTTTCCTATGAACCGGGCGTGCCCGTGGCCGTGATCGAGGCCAAGAAGAACACCCACACCGTCAGTCATGGTCTCCAACAGGCCCTGGGCTATGCCGAGATCCTGGATGTCCCCAGCGTGTTCAGCTCCAACGGCGACGCCTTTGCCAGCCACAACAGGGCTGCTGAGCCGGGGCAGGAGATTGAGAGCCAATTCTCGCTTGCTGATTTCCCTACCCCCCAAGAGCTTTGGCAAGGCTATAGAGCCTATCGCGGCATCCAGGACAGCAACGACAGCCAGGAGAGCAGCGACCAACTCTTGCTTCAGCCCTATCACACAGATGGCACCGACAAGGAACCGCGTTATTATCAGATCGAGGCCATCAACCGGGTGATGGAGGCAGTGGTCAAGGGACAGCAACGGATGCTCCTGGTCATGGCCACGGGCACCGGCAAAACCTACACCACTTTTCAGATCATCTGGCGGCTGTGGAAGGCAGGAAAGGCCCGGCGTATCCTCTTTCTTGTGGATCGCAATATCCTGGCTGATCAAACCCTAGTTAATGATTTCAAGCCCTTTGGCTCGGTCATGACCAAGGTGAAGAACCGGACCTTTGATCCGGCCTATGAGATCCACCTAGCCTTGTATCAGGCTATAAGTGGTCCAGAGGAGGCAGATAAGATCTACAAAAATCTTTCCCGTGATTTCTTTGATCTGATCGTCATTGACGAGTGCCACCGGGGCAGCGCAGCCGAGGATTCCGATTGGCGGGAGATCCTGGATTATTTCTCCTCAGCTGTGCAGCTGGGTCTGACCGCCACCCCCAAAGAGACCAAGTATGTCTCCAATATGAGCTATTTCGGTGAGCCCGTGTATACCTACAGCCTCAAGCAGGGCATTGAAGACGGCTTTCTGGCCCCCTACAAGGTAATCCGTATCCATATTGATAAGGATATCGAGGGCTGGCAGCCTGCTGCGGGCCTGCGGGATGACCTGGGCAAGGAGGTGGAAAGCCGGGTCTATGATCGCAAGGACATGGACCGCATCCTGGTTCTGGAACGACGGACCAAGCTGGTGGCCCGCCGGGTCATGGCCTTTCTCAGGGCCACCGATCCTATGGCCAAGACCATCATCTTTTGCGAAGACATTGACCATGCCGAGCGGATGCGGTCGGCCATCGTCAACGAGGCTGGTCAGCTGGCCCTGGATAATCCCAAGTACGTTATGCGCATCACTGGCGATAATCCGGCAGGCAAGGCAGAGCTGGATAATTTCATTGATCCGGAAAGCCCGTATCCGGTCATTGCCACCACCTCGGAACTCATGTCCACGGGCGTGGATGCCAAGACCTGTAAGCTCATCGTGCTGGATAAATCCATCAAGTCCATGACCATGTTCAAACAGATCATCGGGCGGGGCACCCGCATTGATGAAGAGCATAACAAGTTCTTTTTCACGATCATGGATTTTAAGAACGCCACCGCCCTGTTCCGTGATCCTGCCTTTGATGGCGACCCCGTGGATATCTATGAGCCCGGCCCTGATGATCCCCCGCTTCCTCCTGAGTCTCTTGAGTCTCTTGAGTCTCCTGATCAGCCGGAGCCTGCTCCTTATGGGGACGGAGATGATCGTGATGATTCTTCCGGGACAGCAGAATCGAGAAAAATATATATCAGGGGGGTGTCTGTCCGCATTCTTACCGAGCGGGTGGAGTACATCGGCCCGGACGGCATCTTGATAACAGAATCCTATCGTGCATTCAGCCGCAAGCAGATCCGGTCCGAGTTTGCCTCTCTGGATGATTTTCTCCAGCACTGGCAGAGTGCGGAAAAGAAAAAGATCGTGCTGGAGCTGCTGGAGGAGCAGGGCGTGGTCCTGGAGAATCTGGCCGCTGAGGTGGGGCAGGAGTATGGTGCATTCGACCTTATCTGTCATATCGTCTTTGATCAGCCGCCCCTGACCCGTAAAGAACGGGCTGAGCAGGTGAAAAAACGCGATTATTTCACCAAATACGGTGAACAGGCACGAGCAGTCCTGAACAATCTGCTGGATCAATACGCTGATACGGGCATCTGCTCCATTGAGCATAATAACATCCTGAAAATGAAACCCTTTAACGAAATAGGCACCCCCTTGGAAATTATCAATCAGGTCTTTGGCGGCAAGAACCTGTACCGCCAAGCCCTTGTGGAATTGGAAAAACAACTGTATCTGCATTCTTTGGATTCTCTGGAGAAAAGCGCATGA